Proteins from a single region of Ananas comosus cultivar F153 linkage group 3, ASM154086v1, whole genome shotgun sequence:
- the LOC109707046 gene encoding peptidyl-prolyl cis-trans isomerase FKBP20-2, chloroplastic isoform X1, with protein MGAISSPSLLPSSSPRLFVPSKLVFGAPKTQKKQGFLCSFLGGEESNASVRRNCEEVRGRRAILVLSVISSGLSVASSSSGKEKSRSPYNERRLLEQNRKIQEANHAPGDFPNFIREGFQVEVVTSDNYVKRDSGLIYWDIEVGQGDCPKDGQQVIFHYVGYNESGRRIDSTYLQGSPAKIRLGNKALVPGFEEGIRDMRPGGKRRIIIPPELGPPVGPSTFFSAKQFEVFDVELLKVQDCQRRTIAFYSDVVCN; from the exons ATGGGGGCGATCTCTTCTCCATCTTTGTTACCCTCTTCTTCTCCGA GATTATTTGTACCCTCTAAGCTGGTATTTGGAGCTCCTAAAACCCAGAAAAAGCAAGGGTTTCTATG TAGCTTCTTGGGTGGTGAAGAATCGAATGCAAGTGTGAGGAGGAATTGTGAGGAGGTTAGAGGCCGGAGAGCCATTCTTGTGCTCTCGGTGATCTCTTCGGGGTTGTCGGTGGCATCAAGTTCTTCTGGGAAGGAGAAAAGCAGAAGCCCTTACAACGAAAGGCGGCTTCTCGAGCAGAACAGGAAGATACAAGAAGCGAACCACGCGCCCGGCGATTTCCCCAATTTCATTAGAGAAG GTTTTCAAGTCGAAGTAGTGACATCTGATAACTATGTCAAACGTGATTCTGGACTTATTTACTGGGACATAGAAGTTGGTCAAGGTGATTGCCCCAAGGATGGTCAACAG GTGATATTTCATTATGTTGGCTACAATGAATCAGGCCGTCGCATTGATAGCACTTATTTGCAGGGCTCACCTGCCAAAATTCGACTTGGCAACAAAGCACTGGTCCCAG GGTTTGAGGAAGGAATACGAGACATGAGGCCAGGGGGGAAGCGAAGAATCATCATTCCTCCCGAACTCGGGCCGCCG GTGGGGCCGTCAACATTCTTCAGCGCAAAACAGTTTGAGGTTTTCGACGTTGAACTACTCAAGGTGCAAGACTGTCAGCGAAGAACTATCGCCTTCTATTCTGACGTTGTCTGCAACTGA
- the LOC109707046 gene encoding peptidyl-prolyl cis-trans isomerase FKBP20-2, chloroplastic isoform X2, with amino-acid sequence MGAISSPSLLPSSSPRLFVPSKLVFGAPKTQKKQGFLCFLGGEESNASVRRNCEEVRGRRAILVLSVISSGLSVASSSSGKEKSRSPYNERRLLEQNRKIQEANHAPGDFPNFIREGFQVEVVTSDNYVKRDSGLIYWDIEVGQGDCPKDGQQVIFHYVGYNESGRRIDSTYLQGSPAKIRLGNKALVPGFEEGIRDMRPGGKRRIIIPPELGPPVGPSTFFSAKQFEVFDVELLKVQDCQRRTIAFYSDVVCN; translated from the exons ATGGGGGCGATCTCTTCTCCATCTTTGTTACCCTCTTCTTCTCCGA GATTATTTGTACCCTCTAAGCTGGTATTTGGAGCTCCTAAAACCCAGAAAAAGCAAGGGTTTCTATG CTTCTTGGGTGGTGAAGAATCGAATGCAAGTGTGAGGAGGAATTGTGAGGAGGTTAGAGGCCGGAGAGCCATTCTTGTGCTCTCGGTGATCTCTTCGGGGTTGTCGGTGGCATCAAGTTCTTCTGGGAAGGAGAAAAGCAGAAGCCCTTACAACGAAAGGCGGCTTCTCGAGCAGAACAGGAAGATACAAGAAGCGAACCACGCGCCCGGCGATTTCCCCAATTTCATTAGAGAAG GTTTTCAAGTCGAAGTAGTGACATCTGATAACTATGTCAAACGTGATTCTGGACTTATTTACTGGGACATAGAAGTTGGTCAAGGTGATTGCCCCAAGGATGGTCAACAG GTGATATTTCATTATGTTGGCTACAATGAATCAGGCCGTCGCATTGATAGCACTTATTTGCAGGGCTCACCTGCCAAAATTCGACTTGGCAACAAAGCACTGGTCCCAG GGTTTGAGGAAGGAATACGAGACATGAGGCCAGGGGGGAAGCGAAGAATCATCATTCCTCCCGAACTCGGGCCGCCG GTGGGGCCGTCAACATTCTTCAGCGCAAAACAGTTTGAGGTTTTCGACGTTGAACTACTCAAGGTGCAAGACTGTCAGCGAAGAACTATCGCCTTCTATTCTGACGTTGTCTGCAACTGA